Sequence from the Kribbella aluminosa genome:
GTGTGCGCCGATTGCGCGGTGCTGGAGGAACCACCTGCGGAGTTCGGTTGCCGGGCGCAACCGGCCGTCCGGGGTGACGAGGTGGTTCGAAGGTGCGTGGACGGCATGTGGGATGTGGCCACTGCGGGGATCGTCGGCGAGGCCGTTGTAGGCATGGGCAGGTCGCGCGTCGAGCAGGGTGCCGTACTGCGAGATCTCGAGCACCTCGGCTGCGTCGAGAACCCGCACGCTGGGCGGTACCGGGAGGTCGACGCCGGGCACGGAACGCCCTGAAGACGGCGCCGTCGGTCCAGCGGCGGGAGGCGGGAGCTCTGTCGGTCCAGTGGCCTCGAGGGACTCCGTTGGTCCGCCGACGTTCGTCCAGGCCGGGAGGGCGCCGTCGAGGACACGGACGGAGGAAAAGCCTGCCCAGGTCAGCGTGAACCAGGCTCGGGTTGCCGACGAGAGCTCCTCGATGCGCCGGGTGTAGACGATGACGTTGTCGGTTGGCCGGACTCCGCGCGAGCG
This genomic interval carries:
- a CDS encoding sulfurtransferase, yielding MTSGLATTSYLLDAATALREATELVFIEVSPWRVMAAGPDRIAGRIPGALATSIKFDFAGTPTATSGHLPLPAPGHLHAALRSRGVRPTDNVIVYTRRIEELSSATRAWFTLTWAGFSSVRVLDGALPAWTNVGGPTESLEATGPTELPPPAAGPTAPSSGRSVPGVDLPVPPSVRVLDAAEVLEISQYGTLLDARPAHAYNGLADDPRSGHIPHAVHAPSNHLVTPDGRLRPATELRRWFLQHRAIGAHEVGAYCGGGVSSSLLVFAAALLSQPIGLYVDSWSAWSATPALPVEQGTTPTPSPDLDTDCT